GGAATTTCTTGCACGGTCGTATTTGACCATGCGACACATCCCGCTCGGTGTGTAGCACAACAGAAGGACTCGCTCAATAGATACAGAAGACTTGTTCAAGGATTGGCACTCGTCAAGAGGGCAGGGGTGTGCTTTATTTAAAGGATAACGGAGTTCTCTTTTTTTGAACATCGTTCGTTCTCGTTCCTCTGTTTTATTTCCTCATCCACCATTTCATAGGTGTATCTAGTTCTTACTTTTCACGTATTTGTTGGATTTGCCCCTCATAATTTTCCATGTCGGATTTTAGAAAGTATCCCACATCACCTCTCCTAGATCGAATAGTAAAACCGTGGCCCGCAAAGAAGAATAGAAGCCTATCATCAGGGACAGTTCCTTGAGAGGTAAACGACATGAAACTATCGATAATTGAATCATGAGTTGCCTTTTCGTCAAGAAGCAAGTGAATATTGGATTCGCTAAAACCAAATTGGTTCTTAAGCAACTCCGAAACAGCGATCGCATCGTTTACTGCATATCTCAAAGGAGGTGCTGACGGATATGAATTAATACCTATAACAAGTGCGTGACTACTATTGTAATTGGGATGCAAAGATTGAGTATCCAAATCTGTTCTCCGAGATCTATTTAAAAAGTAAGACGGTGGTAGCGGTTGACTTAGTACCACAACCCCCACAGATTCGTCCATCCACCAAAATTGGCATGACAGACGAACCTATGGTTAGTGTATTTCGTTTTTGGTTTATCATTTATTTATATCATCACCATCACACTCAACTCCAGAACCAAGCCTACTTCTACGTCGTCAACGATATAGACGTATCTGTATTTCCGTAGTTCCGGTACTCCGGCGATGAGGTTTTTAGAGCTGAGTTGTGAAATATTTTTTCCTCATGTGATTCGTGTGAACATAGTTCGATTGTATCGTTGCGTGGTTCCCACTTTTTTCTTTCCTGACTGCTTTAACGAAGCAGGCACCTTTTTCTGGATGCAATGGTAAGGAGTATTTTT
This window of the Ignavibacteriota bacterium genome carries:
- a CDS encoding caspase family protein yields the protein MDTQSLHPNYNSSHALVIGINSYPSAPPLRYAVNDAIAVSELLKNQFGFSESNIHLLLDEKATHDSIIDSFMSFTSQGTVPDDRLLFFFAGHGFTIRSRRGDVGYFLKSDMENYEGQIQQIREK